DNA from Campylobacter sp. RM5004:
ATTCAATATAATTTTTCAAGCTATTTCTCCAGCATAACAACAGCCATTGCAATTCCTGCATCATGGCTTATACTAAGATGAGCTGATTTTACTCCAAATTTATTAAAAATTTTTTCACTAAATACAATACTAGGTCTATTTTCTTTATTTTTTAATATTTCTATATCATGAAAAGTGCAGTCTTCGCTAATTCCACAGCCTAAAGCTTTGCTTGCTGCTTCTTTTGCTGCATAATATCCTGCTATGGAATTTGGATTATGATTTAGGGTTTTTATTTCGTTTTCGGTAAGGATTTTTTTTAAAAATCTTTCGTTAGATTTTGCTAGGATTTTTTCAACCCTAGCAATATTTACTACATCACAGCCAATCATCAAGTAATCACAAAATCAGTAAAATAAATGTTTTTAATAAAGCCATCATTTAAAAATTCATTGATTTTATTGATTATTTCTTCTTTTAATCTTTCTTTGCCTTTGCCTGTGCTTATTTCTTCTACACTTTTTGAACTTAAAGTTTCAATTATTTTATCTTTAATAATAGGAATTTTTTTATCAAGTTCAGGCGTTAGAGTTTCTATATTTTGCTCTAGTTCAATTTTACACTTTAAATATTTAGTCCCACTATCGCTTACTAAATTAACCGTAAAAACATCAAGTGGATAAATAACTCCTACATCAGCTGTAACTTCTCCCTTTTTCTTAGCAGGTTTTTTCTCTACTTGTTCGGTTTTTGTTTCTTCAGCCTTTTCTTCATCGCCACTTCCCATTAGTAAAAATATTACTAATCCACCAACAATTAGTACTACTAATAATAAAACAGTTACTAAAATTAATACTAAGCTAGAACCTTTTGACTTTGGTGCTGCTACTTCTTCGTTTTCTGCCATTTATTAACCTTTTTTGATAAATATTTTAAAAAATGATTTTAGCAAAAATTGATTAAAC
Protein-coding regions in this window:
- the fliL gene encoding flagellar basal body-associated protein FliL, whose amino-acid sequence is MAENEEVAAPKSKGSSLVLILVTVLLLVVLIVGGLVIFLLMGSGDEEKAEETKTEQVEKKPAKKKGEVTADVGVIYPLDVFTVNLVSDSGTKYLKCKIELEQNIETLTPELDKKIPIIKDKIIETLSSKSVEEISTGKGKERLKEEIINKINEFLNDGFIKNIYFTDFVIT
- the acpS gene encoding holo-ACP synthase, coding for MIGCDVVNIARVEKILAKSNERFLKKILTENEIKTLNHNPNSIAGYYAAKEAASKALGCGISEDCTFHDIEILKNKENRPSIVFSEKIFNKFGVKSAHLSISHDAGIAMAVVMLEK